TTACatcttaaaatataagtatCTAAATAAAATGTATGAATTACTAATTAATATTCACGTAAAAAGacaattcaataaattaaacatttttataaacttaatccataatttaaattatttatacattaattttgtgTTAATTTTTGAATATGGAAACAAAACACTctgatttatattatattgaaaaaaacgCACctgatttaaattaaagaacaaTTATTTGCTGgtcttatttacaaaaatatactatgagttgatttgattaaaaaaatattaaataaatatcaataaaacaacaattaaataaaagtgttcttaattattatttgtcaTTCTACATTTGATAAGAAGGCAAAACTCCCTCTTCTCTCCCTCTTTTCATCTTGACAAATTGACACAAAATAATTAAGGTTTAATAGCTTcttttgtccccagttttgtTCGATTTtgtcaatttggtccctaattttaaaaaagtgtcaatttgatcttcacttattaaattttacatcaaaatGGTCCCAAGAAACAAATGGCGTTAAGGATTGATGATGTGGCAGAAGACAAGACGTGGCTTTTTTAAATTGTGGTGACGTGTTTAGTATTtcctttaattataattaatttggattaatgttttttcttttaattacttttaattataattaatgtgacAGTTAGCAATGGCGTCCCACTCTTCCACCGAATATCTGCCCCGCTCTGCTTCCCCCACCCTATCACCAACCCCACCCCCCAAACCCCTCTTTCTTACGCCCTCGCCAACCCTAATTTCCAAAATTCAAGAGACCCCGAATCCACCCTGCCGTTTTTTCCCACCACCCTCACAATGCCCAATTCAGCGGGTTGCGCAAGGCTGCGTTGCGATTTATCCATGACTGTTCTGGTTTGGTTCTCTTGCTCTGCAGGTCTAAGGAGGCATGATGTTGATGCGCGATAAGGATGCTTGCGGTGGGGATGGTTTCTACGTGATTAGAGTTCTGCAATTTGGGGCTCTTTTCGATTGGGGTTTTGGGGATGGTTTCATTTCCTTGCAGGTTTCGAAGGAGAAGTACTGAACTCGTGATGAATATGGTGGTTTTGGAATGGGCGAAACTCGCAAGGTGGAGGCGCGATCTAGGTTTCGTATATGGGTTGTTGTTTATTGGATTGAGGTTGAGGCATGTCAAGACACAAAGGATGATGGAGATGGCGTGGAGGAGATTGGAGTTTTCACGGTGGAGAATGGAGGAGAAGATGAACTTTCTCGGGTTCTCTCTATTGTCGCGATTTTGGTGGTTGATGGAAGAACGAAAGAATTCTCGGTGGTCCGAGATTGCTCGCGGTGGTGCGTCAATGGAGGGGATATGATTCATTATGGTTGCTGGACAACGCTGGTTGTGTTCTTGAGCGTGATTGAGGTGTCTCTATCGACGATCGGTGCTGCTGTCGACGATCGGTGCCGCTGTCGAAGATCGGTGCCGCTGTCGAAGATCGGTGCCGCTGTCGAAGATCGGTGCCGTTGTCGAAGATCGGTGCCGCTGTCGAAGATCGATGCCGCTGTCGAAGATCGGTGCCGCTGTCGACGATCGGTGCTGCTGTCGACGATCGGTGCCCTGTCGACGATCGGTGCCCCTGTCGACGATCGGTGCCGCTGTCGACGATCGGTGCCGCTGTCGACGATCGGTGCCACCGACGACAGTTTTGGCCGGCCAGAGGGAGGCACGGCGACGTTGGTCATGCGGAGGACAGAGTTGTCGctgatgaagatggagaagagaccttcttttttgaaaaagatagaaagaaaccCTAGAGAAAAGAGGGTTTGGGCCTGACCTAGAAAATACAAAGTGCACTCCTAAATTCTGTCTATGCATTCATTCTCTGACACGTCAgcataaatatatctacaaaatgTCATGTCTTCTGCCAGATCATCAATctttaacgccgtttgtttctatttaacggaagggacgattttgatgcaaaatttattaagtgaggactaaattgacacttttttaaaaccaatAACCAAAATGATACAATTGAGCAAAACTGGGCAAAAGAGGCTATTAAAccaataattaattacaatcgTGGACACTAACATATTCATAGTTTTAGGTATTCATTTCTTCTTGTACAGGAGATCAATGGATCGAAACGTCAAACAAATATATAACGGTTcttagaatataaataaaagctatttaaaaatacagtttgaaacattaatttaaacatttataaagtaggaatgaaataaattaataaaaccaaTGGCGTATCCTCCCAGAGAATgcttatttattaatttagtatCGTTGGCTGTGGATAAAATAGTATAAGTCAAATCTTGTGTGATAACggccttttctttttataacgGTAGTAGTGTAAGTCAATTAAAAGGTCATAATCTTATATACGTAACAATAATACAGTATTATCTTGtcatacttatatttttaattaaacacaTATATTCAAaaccaaatataaaaatgatatgtTGTCTTAGTGGTAGTGGACAACATTGTTTAATATCTTGTTCTTTGTGATAATTTTGACCTTAGACAACCATGGTGACATTCAAAAAGATAAGTGTTGAAGTGTAAAGTAATGTCATATGTTATACAATGAATGAAGACACATAGGACAAACATTAAACATGTTTACTAAAAATGGCATGGTATGAATAATAGTTTTCTTACAATTTAGTTTggatttcttcttttttataagTTAGTCTAATGTTATATCATAatgaattgttttattatttattctactTGTTGAGAGCATTGAAATTGAGTGATCGAAGAAGTTACTAAGATAAATACATCAAAAAGAATGAGGTAAACATCAAACGATGAAAAGATCGAAGACAAGATTAAGAAAGAGATGATTACACATGAAATCAGaggaatgatttttttataagttagtTTAATGTTATATCATaatgaatgattttattatttattttgttgaggGCATTGAAATTGAGACATTGAAGGGGTTACTGagataaatacataaaaaagaatGAGATAAACACATCAAACAATGAAAAGATCAAAgacaaaattaagaaagaaatgaTTACACATTAGATCACAGGAAGGAAACTAAATAAACCCAACATAGtattggaaataaaaaaatgaacaaaaactcATAAAATGCATGGAGAAAGGGATTCATTAGACAAAATTGAAAGATAAGTTATGCAAGGTTAAAAGGAAAGTTGAGACATATGGTAATTGTTGCAAACACGAGCTTAGTAAAacatacttaaaacatatgGTAAATGTTGCAAATATGAGCTTAGTAAACATAATTGACACAATGTCAATGATTTTTGAGCcattgtaaattttataattatcttttattttattttattttaacttaaatgttGAGACATATGATAATTGTTGCAAGCTTAGTAAGCATAATTGATATAACACCAACAATCTTTAagcaattattataaattatatttatcttttattttattttaacttaaatatcaAAAGGGTGggaaaatataaatgattatttatatgaaaaaaaagtgataaattgaatttacaatacaaatattttgaaaacaccAGAAAAGGTACGGGCTAATCacgtgaatatatatatatatatatatatatatatatattaatgtttaatatattatttaaataacaaaaataataaataatataatagtatttaaataGTTGATCTCAATTTAATTGAGTAACGTGATTCGTTCTATTCtagataaaaataattgcaAACTAATCCAAAAATCTTCGACTTCATTCTGTGTTTTTTCCTTTATGAATTAGTTTTCGgttaggtttttttttatcGATTTGATTTTAAAGATTCCTattcaattcaatgttaaaaaacAGGTTTAGGTTTATGATTTGATGAATAGTGGTAAATAAGTGGTACttcaatacaaatttaaaatttgtaagacTACGTCGTTCTTCAGCCCCAACAAGAAGAAATACTGCTCTAGGCATGAACTTTATTACACTTAACTCTCAAAATccaattgaaaatttgaaatgcaTAATTTAGcaccattttcattttcaaaatccTATGTAACGGAATCATTATAGAAGTTCAAATCCTATGTTACAATTATAATCCAATGGAAACGGATGATTATAGCACCATTTCACTACTGAAAAATTCCTATATAACATAACAGATCAAGCTTAGTTACTTGATCTTGAAGAGTTCTTGACCACAAACAGAGGTACCCTTTCCTTTACCACCCTTTCCTTCTTCACCTCTTCTTCTGACACCCCACTTGAACTTCcacctttctctcttctccctcTTGCCAGCCTCTTCAATTCAGAGCAGAACCCACTGACCTGACTAAGAATCTCTCTACCACCCAACAAATTTTGTGCAGAGAAAGTACTCTTGAGCTGATTTTTTCGCTGACTTTTCGCAGGACACTCCACTGGACCAGTATTCAGCTCTTTTGGACTTGGATTTCCATCCTTTGTCTTCATCAATGGCTTCTTTAACTTGTTGGTCCTACTTCCACTGGGAAGTGGAGCCGTAAAGTTTGGATTCCTATTCTCACTGTCTTCATAAAAGTTTTCAGAACAGCTTGGCCTTCTAGATCTTTCACTATTCTTGGCTTTAGCGATTTCCACAATTGAAGAATTTCCCCTACCACAGAACCATAAAAAAGAGTCAGGTTAATCATACGCATTtgcaatcataaaaaaaaacattgattttTAGTCTCCTTCTGAAATGTGATGAATTTGATCCGGACCTTATACTTAATCTTGATTTGATAGGAGATAAAAGCCAGTAAAATTCAGAatataagattaaaatcatGCTATCTAAAATATAGATACTAAAATCAATTTTAGCCAAATTTCAAGTTACTTAAAGACATTTCTTAAATCCCTTTTCATAGGATTCGGTACCTTCGGTGTCTGTCTCTAAAGGGGAGCATTTCAGAAAAGGATGCAAATCTTAAACGCTTAACCTGCTCGACCAAAaacaaaagggaaaagaaaaattaattcatCATCACGAAAAACTTATCCACAAATTAAGTTATTGAACAATCCAATAGAATACAAGAAACAAGAATTGAGGGTGCGACCTTGGAACTGCGTTTAAGAAAATCTTCAGCGGTTTTCGGATGCTTGCAATCTGCGAGTGGAAAAGAAACAACTGAGCAAGAGGGGAAAAAAAGCGAGAAATGAAATTCCACATATACCCTCGTAAAGAGCCTCACCGCGAGTGCAGAACCAGGCTTCATCATCAACGAGAGAGTCATCAAAAGCAGAGAGATCGACCCACATAGGCGCGTCAAAGTTCTCGTATGTGTCGTCTAGAGCGAACGTAGAGTCGATGTTGTCCCAGTCAATGTTGTCCGGTTCCATCTGAATCTGAAAAGTTAAAGCCAGAAATAGTAGTTAGAGAAATGAATTGGAATTGGAAAATGGAAAGGAAGAAGAGGATGGAAAATTGTTGGAAATGTGAAGATCCCAGTATTTTGTTGCAGGAGAAAGCtcagaagaagaaggagaaggagattATAGTGGAATAAGCAGAAGAAGGTGTGGCCTTTGTATATGGTTAATCAGGATTAAGGAATGTGTAACGTTTGGACGTTAGAACATGACATTTACGTTCGTGTAGGAATAggatgttttaaataaattcgaCCGTTGGACACtttctccttctttcttcttGACTCTCTGTTATTATGTTCTTTTTCATTATCAAACTGTAAGAATTAGGAGAAAAAactgaaattaagaaaataaataaaagaagtgAACAAATTAGAAACAAATAGtggatacattttttttaactaaaataatttttttcaaataaatcactTATTTAAGAAGTTTTTAAGATTTACTTTTCAttgtattaaaaattgtttaaaaaaaaatacaaacaaaggAGTTTATTGTATACCTTTCTCCTttgtgatagaaaaaaaaaaaatatatatatatatatatatatatatatatttaatatatttctctTTTCCGAAATTTAGGGTATAATTTCTACTTTAGTTGGTTCAACCTGTTTCCCGTATTAACTTCGCTACTATTGTTTTGCTTTTAAATTGGGATGCGCGGTTCTAAATTTAGGAGAATTTAAAAGTTCGAATTGAGGATGTATTTAAGATACatgatataatattaaatatttaaaaattgatttaacataaaataaaaacttttatcacttatttaatttatttaaagttataataGTTTTGTCATTGAAGGGacaaaaaattgtaaaagatagtgccgtcaaaatgggttgaaacccgtgagtGAACCCGGCTCACTATGGGTTTGaaccgggttgggttggaaaaaaatgcaaatttttttatacaagcCAATTTTGACTCGGCTCACGGGTTGAATCCGTGGTGGGTCAGGTTAGCTCACCAatccacctattttttttaattaaattaaattaattattcaaatcctattttttttattgaaatcaaattaatcaaattaattattcaaaatgtacaacctttacttagcaatagCTTTTCGCGTTGTTGTCTTTTCAAAAGTTCCCCTCTACAAATAAAACCATAAGATTATAGAttagataatattatagatggagataaagaagaagatgcttcaagagagcataatagtgtgaatttatccattcaggatTCCATTTTAATatatggataatattatagattcgataattcaggaatatatcatttgttttatcttgtttttagacctatctacaagcttgacagttttatcttgtgttaaatatttttgttaacagtTATctgtagtttcttggtcaaacaaTTGtctatgtctcattaaactaaactcacaaaattttatacttgatagcttaaaatatataacaatatatttcttttgtttcattttcttttatatcaattggtcaaattattactgttttaatttgatcgatcaaagtaatatgttataagaatctgagaagaaaagggtgaaaaaaaagttaattaagttaGCCAATgaaccaacccgtggtgggtcaggttgggttcaaattttttcggctcgctaataaatgagctgagttgggttggctcactaagttaCCAACCCGTGATAGGTCGGGTCGGATCGAGTTATCCGTTTTGACATAGTAAAAGGTAAACAGAGCTCGtaatgtatataataataaataataaaattggaaTGGATCACGTGAATCGTATAGCATAtgtaaaaataagtaaattgtaagataataattttgtgaatatttcagaaaaaataatttagttaataatGATTATTTGAGAAGTGCAAACAACACATATCTTGTAATTCTAACActcaatattttttgtttgaaaaatataaaatcatggATAAAACTCATTTAATATCATTATCGGTCCCAATTTTGGTGGGTTATATTCGAAATTGGtccccatttttttttctgtttaatgTAGTCCTAAAATGCgtaatttgtgtttaatttagtccttttttCAAACACCGTTTAAATCGTTGACGACCATTGCTCCAGCTGTGCAAACCCCAAATGAGATGACATTTAAGTACTGCCACGTCACCATCTTTTTCAATCGAACCCTAACGCCATCGCCGCCGTAGAGATAGTCTAAAGTCACCATGCCGCCGTGAAGCCACGCCTGCAGAGAACCATGGCAGCCATCACGCGCAACCTCCATGGCCACCACCATCAAAGTCGCGATCTCCCCCAAATCTCACGAAACTCTCCTCAAGCTGTCGCGCTAACTAGATCACCTCCGCGCCTCCGCCATTACAGGATTTTCTCAAGCCGCCGCTGCCCGCATCTCGTACCTGTAAATCAAACACAAGCACCCAGAAACAGAGAAAGCTGAATCGCAACATGTAACACCCTactattttaaagggtattactgatagtagagactaaattaatttgatatctcttataaacaatcaaactttatttcatttaatccaaagtacaataccaaacttacaaactttaaacaatatagtcttcaccattgaaatttcaacttataagttttacacaacataatcttcccaatacaaatttattctttttacaaaaatccctgaaagtttttccccgcatctctctcatctctaagcttgttcaaccgcatctgcaacattatctaatcacatataacatgagttatatgatcatagtacaaacaaataagggtaagccaaccttatcataaaatcattaaacttgtaaaaatattataatcatgtatttctgcaattgataaaatatcattattccgatgtcattaattcatcattatcaaagtcatctttcccatttccataaatcttacaagtgtaccatgcttactcatgaagccttatggtcagaccgctctctgcctgcttccttaagcctcacttatatactatgtcttactttccgaagccttatggtcagacccctctctgcctgcttctatataacttacgaatcatatgtttatgtcaaagccttatggtcagaccactttctgcctgctttcataaacctcaggtgttactttgctcataccaaactctcatggtataactcgaacatactactcccggtagtaaacatcatttcataagtaatgatttctcatatccactccaacatttcataaaaccaacaattcataccctcttatccacctaactcaatcatgttcattctttaatcaagaattcataataacccgttttggtatcaataaattaaacatattaccatatattatgcttcatattataaactcattttgcccataacgagtataactcaacatattttcaccaaacaaagatcatggatcaaccaaaatatatcaacatatcgtaggaactacatattaaagtctgggctcaatgtaataataaataaaatatatatgaaatttttaacatgataatattatgcatctataatcaacttgttttattttattttcatcctagtagagatttttctttactccaattggtcaccggagaggacccagatgtctgaacgcatcaaactcaccttcgacgccagcacatatgactagtcacaactgactggaccaggccagggctgctctatgatcagggatgtgccaactcaggtttttaaggttcctctatcctaccaacaaagggaggccctcaataattaatcaatttatttatttaatttatctaccttgttgtcttatgctctaaatctaaaatgcctaattttaatatttttacttcctctcacaacaacctcaaacagtatctgtatatctatttaatactcatatataagcaattacagaacccttactccagaccttccaacaagatcaatttcagccaacaaactcattcaataaattcatcgcatctcaacatgtacaatttaacaatttcagttataacacccaatataataaaagtcataaaacagtttcgcaagagaacaccagttcaacattcgtatatttataaattcatacaaaaataattagttgcccttaccatcaaaataatattaatataaaaattcaggggaatcaagaagttgaatctggcagagccggttagacaacttctcatccttccacaaagatgcaataaaaaaaatagataagacaataaaatttctggggaaactagaagttgaatctggcagagccggttagacaacttctaatccatccaaaaatacaatataattaaataacacgaacattaacatgtctggggaaacaagaagttgaatctggcagagccggttagacaacttctaatccatccaaaaatacaatataattaaataacacgaacattaacatgtctggggaaacaagaagttgaatctggcagagccggttagacaacttctaatccatccaaaaatacaatataattaaataacacgaacattaacatgtctggggaaacaagaagttgaatctggcagagccggttagacaacttctaatccttccaaaatacaataaaaataaataaggaaagcaataaaatgtttggggaaacaagaaattgaatctggcagagccggttagacaatttctaatccttccaaaatacaaaataaacaactaataacatacaaatggcataacataatcaacatcacattttacaactatcacacttggatatcaacacaaaagcatactctcatttaaaattcaagatcatacagaaacaaaatactccatattcaagatttaagatcagacaaaagcaaaatatagcatattcaagactcaagataatacaaaaggaaatactcaaagttagctccccttacctctattccagacttagtttcctcttctcaaaccgttctccggaaactttcagaatttcccctcttcaactataatttactccaactctcttctctcacaatttctctagaattttggtgtaaatttccagcctcccccccttggctatttatagtaaaaaaatttactattcatttttactattcatttttactattcatttttttattcattttactattacaaaaataattttttatttgcaaattggtgaattctgatctcaaagctacgtgtaacacttatcctttccaaaaatattttttttttttgttttttttttttttactattcactttttactattc
This sequence is a window from Vigna angularis cultivar LongXiaoDou No.4 chromosome 2, ASM1680809v1, whole genome shotgun sequence. Protein-coding genes within it:
- the LOC108328474 gene encoding uncharacterized protein LOC108328474, encoding MEPDNIDWDNIDSTFALDDTYENFDAPMWVDLSAFDDSLVDDEAWFCTRDCKHPKTAEDFLKRSSKVKRLRFASFSEMLPFRDRHRRGNSSIVEIAKAKNSERSRRPSCSENFYEDSENRNPNFTAPLPSGSRTNKLKKPLMKTKDGNPSPKELNTGPVECPAKSQRKNQLKSTFSAQNLLGGREILSQVSGFCSELKRLARGRREKGGSSSGVSEEEVKKERVVKERVPLFVVKNSSRSSN